A region from the Triticum aestivum cultivar Chinese Spring chromosome 3D, IWGSC CS RefSeq v2.1, whole genome shotgun sequence genome encodes:
- the LOC123077369 gene encoding proton pump-interactor BIP103 has protein sequence MPKIMLCEQRVQACALLLKSLSMRLNQHISHESISLDEERRLVKEIKTLEKTRPRVSSKAAKQAKMQDIVVERDAIQDQVKIIIHGLKEGKAARSKIKVLGDKAMGVESCYELAQAAYSTSCCTRSSTWRPSSMGSSSMITWTT, from the exons ATGCCGAAAATAATGTTATGTGAGCAGAGAGTGCAGGCTTGTGCTCTTCTGTTGAAGAGCTTGAGCATGAG ATTGAATCAACACATAAGTCATGAGAGCATATCTTTAGACGAGGAGAGGCGACTGGTCAAAGAAATTAAGACCCTTGAAAAAACCAGACCGAGGGTCAGTTCCAAGGCTGCTAAGCAAGCTAAAATGCAAGATATAGTGGTTGAGAGAGATGCCATACAGGATCAGGTGAAA ATCATCATACATGGACTAAAGGAGGGAAAAGCAGCCAGGTCTAAGATTAAGGTCCTGGGCGATAAGGCGATGGGCGTGGAGAGCTGCTACGAGCTTGCGCAGGCGGCGTACTCAACCTCGTGCTGCACACGCTCAAGCACCTGGCGGCCGTCGTCAATGGGCTCCTCGTCCATGATTACCTGGACAACATGA